From one Catenuloplanes nepalensis genomic stretch:
- a CDS encoding DUF5829 family protein, translating to MLTRTETAVAALMDHVVVMLDGTAYRAARDAAFLRDEFARVAVKESESSLAGTYTATAVLGTSTLVELFDVAAPPLPGVTAGLVLSFEVPGSAARAAALLTGAGVPFSYELVRRAVPGEAGMRPWYHLIRPDLGPGNPFLLMITEVTGDYFRAIGAAEGPGGTLRRRDYLDARLGSPPPAHHLLGDVTEVRVRLHPDRSARLRDALTTLGFTAEGPVLRGPDSVVHLTDGGTGPEGVTTVRVSLRRPADADGTHRFGGTSALTFRAGAHDAEWRFTPPEDREGAA from the coding sequence ATGCTGACGCGCACGGAGACCGCGGTGGCGGCGTTGATGGACCACGTGGTGGTGATGCTCGACGGCACGGCGTACCGGGCCGCGCGGGACGCAGCGTTCCTGCGGGACGAGTTCGCGCGGGTGGCCGTCAAGGAGTCGGAGAGTTCGCTCGCCGGGACGTACACGGCCACCGCCGTGCTCGGCACCAGCACGCTCGTCGAACTGTTCGACGTCGCCGCGCCGCCGCTGCCCGGCGTGACCGCGGGCCTGGTGCTCTCGTTCGAGGTGCCCGGATCCGCGGCCCGGGCCGCGGCGCTGCTCACCGGGGCCGGCGTCCCGTTCTCGTACGAGCTGGTCCGGCGCGCGGTGCCGGGCGAGGCCGGCATGCGGCCGTGGTACCACCTGATCCGCCCGGACCTCGGGCCGGGCAACCCGTTCCTGCTCATGATCACCGAGGTGACCGGCGACTACTTCCGCGCCATCGGCGCGGCCGAAGGGCCCGGCGGCACGCTGCGCCGGCGTGACTACCTCGACGCCCGGCTCGGCTCTCCTCCGCCCGCGCATCACCTGCTGGGCGACGTGACGGAGGTCCGGGTGCGGCTGCACCCGGACCGGTCGGCGCGGCTGCGGGACGCGCTGACCACGCTCGGTTTCACCGCGGAGGGCCCGGTCCTGCGCGGCCCGGACTCGGTCGTGCACCTCACCGACGGCGGTACCGGCCCGGAGGGCGTCACCACGGTCCGGGTGTCGTTGCGCCGGCCCGCGGACGCCGACGGCACGCACCGCTTCGGCGGCACCTCGGCGCTGACGTTCCGCGCCGGTGCACACGACGCCGAGTGGCGGTTCACGCCGCCCGAGGACCGGGAGGGAGCGGCATGA
- a CDS encoding MbtH family protein — translation MFEEDGRLRVVINDEEQYSVWPSDRDLPDGWRAEGTEGTRDQCLAHIDLVWTDMRPRSLRTE, via the coding sequence GTGTTCGAAGAGGACGGTCGTCTCCGTGTCGTGATCAATGACGAGGAGCAGTACTCGGTGTGGCCGTCCGACCGCGACCTACCGGACGGGTGGCGAGCCGAAGGCACTGAGGGCACGCGGGATCAGTGCCTCGCGCACATCGATCTGGTGTGGACGGACATGCGACCGCGCAGCCTGCGCACCGAGTGA
- a CDS encoding AfsR/SARP family transcriptional regulator, with product MIYPPDNSCSPARLNIRLLGSVEAHLDGQPLPLGPPQRRLVLAALATDAGRAVAVDTLLDRVWDRPPDGARHALHVQLARLRRALRDHAPIVHRSGAYVLDVDPNQIDVHCFRHLLRPHLPGERLTALRRARELWSGEPLTGLPGRWASGQRHAWRQHFLDAEVAWAAAELATGDPATVVGRLTELASAHPTVEPLHAALIRALATVGRIGDAVTHYTRTRRHLVDELGLEPGPELRALHRDVLRGEFGAPPAPAAVPAQLPPGIPGLTGRGDELEELDTMLGGGGSAVAIATLSGTAGVGKTALAVHWAHRAAARFPDGQLYLDLRGYDPGPPMPATDALVRLLATLGEPASGIPGDLEARAARYRTLTARRRMLVLLDNAENEAQVRPLLPGAGTCAVLVTSRNRLAGLVARDGARRLTLDPLRPGDADALLRRLIGSRADAEPDACAMLAACCAGLPLALRITAELVAARPAAGLAGLAGELTGARQPLDWLTVGDDPYTAVPAVFSWSIRRLPPDISHAFRLLSTHAGPVLDAPAAAALTGADLPRAQHLLNRLADAHLLQPTGQDGYVMHRLLRAYGALLAGPYEPLAGRRPADLPKTISARR from the coding sequence GTGATTTACCCGCCTGATAATTCATGCAGTCCCGCGCGGCTGAACATCCGGCTGCTCGGCTCGGTCGAGGCGCACCTCGACGGCCAGCCGCTGCCGCTCGGCCCGCCGCAGCGGCGGCTCGTGCTCGCCGCGCTCGCCACCGACGCGGGCCGCGCGGTCGCGGTGGACACGCTGCTCGACCGCGTGTGGGACCGGCCGCCGGACGGTGCTCGGCATGCACTGCACGTGCAGCTCGCCCGGCTCCGGCGCGCACTGCGCGACCACGCCCCGATCGTGCACCGCTCCGGTGCGTACGTGCTGGACGTCGACCCGAACCAGATCGACGTGCACTGCTTCCGGCACCTGCTTCGCCCGCACCTCCCCGGCGAACGGCTCACCGCCCTGCGCCGGGCCCGCGAACTGTGGAGTGGGGAACCGCTGACCGGCCTGCCCGGCCGCTGGGCGTCCGGCCAGCGCCACGCCTGGCGGCAGCACTTCCTGGACGCGGAGGTCGCCTGGGCGGCCGCGGAGCTGGCCACCGGTGACCCGGCCACGGTGGTCGGCCGACTCACCGAACTCGCCTCGGCCCACCCGACCGTGGAGCCGCTGCACGCCGCCCTGATCCGAGCGCTCGCCACCGTGGGCCGCATCGGCGACGCGGTCACCCACTACACGCGGACCCGCCGTCACCTGGTCGACGAGCTCGGCCTCGAGCCCGGCCCGGAGCTACGGGCGCTGCACCGTGACGTGCTGCGCGGTGAGTTCGGCGCACCGCCCGCACCGGCGGCGGTGCCGGCGCAGCTACCACCGGGCATTCCCGGGCTGACCGGCCGCGGTGACGAACTCGAGGAGTTGGACACCATGCTGGGCGGCGGCGGATCGGCGGTCGCGATCGCGACGTTGTCCGGCACCGCCGGCGTCGGCAAGACCGCGCTCGCCGTGCACTGGGCGCACCGCGCCGCCGCCCGCTTCCCGGACGGCCAGCTCTACCTCGATCTCCGAGGGTACGATCCGGGTCCGCCCATGCCCGCGACGGACGCGCTCGTACGCCTGCTCGCCACGCTCGGCGAACCCGCCTCCGGCATCCCCGGCGACCTCGAGGCCCGCGCCGCCAGGTACCGCACCCTCACCGCCCGGCGCCGTATGCTCGTCCTGCTGGACAACGCGGAGAACGAGGCTCAGGTGCGTCCGCTGCTGCCCGGCGCCGGCACCTGCGCGGTCCTGGTCACCAGCCGCAACCGGCTCGCCGGACTCGTCGCTCGCGACGGTGCCCGCCGGCTCACCCTCGATCCGCTCCGGCCCGGGGACGCCGACGCCCTCCTGCGCCGGCTGATCGGCTCCCGCGCCGACGCCGAACCCGACGCCTGCGCCATGCTGGCCGCGTGCTGCGCCGGCCTGCCACTGGCCCTGCGCATCACCGCCGAACTGGTCGCCGCCCGTCCCGCCGCTGGACTGGCCGGCCTCGCCGGGGAACTGACCGGTGCACGGCAACCGCTCGACTGGCTCACGGTCGGTGACGACCCCTACACCGCGGTCCCGGCCGTGTTCTCCTGGTCCATCCGCCGCCTGCCACCGGACATCAGCCACGCCTTCCGCCTGCTCAGCACCCATGCCGGCCCGGTGCTGGACGCACCCGCGGCGGCCGCGCTGACCGGTGCCGACCTGCCCCGGGCGCAGCACCTGCTGAACCGTCTCGCCGACGCCCACCTGCTGCAGCCCACCGGCCAGGATGGGTACGTCATGCACCGACTGCTCCGCGCCTACGGCGCCCTGCTGGCCGGCCCGTACGAGCCGCTCGCCGGCCGCCGGCCCGCCGACCTCCCGAAAACGATCTCCGCTCGCCGATGA
- a CDS encoding cytochrome P450 — MAVLADRFDPADPELRVDPYPIYRRFREADPVHWGLSSLAGFPGAWYIFRHDDVVSILRDSRFGKERPATDFATADARPERTTVPEAARTFFGTARQWVVHRDPPDHTRLRDLLRPHFAPAAVARLRPRIAAIAADLLDGIARRGGGDLIADYAYPLPVAVIAEMIGLPADGRDLLVECSRHWQAVDVSTTDETWRGAGDAIDAARDYLRVLVRRRDRGTGDLIDVLAGGRDTGEVVSEDELLANIMFLFVAGAGFQTTTGLIGSGLHLLLSDREQWDRLADRPGLLPSAIDEALRYEPPVQTTNRIAREAVTVGGRTIGAGDSVLVVFAAANRDPAVFPDPDRFDITRTGRANHSFGVGIHYCLGGPLAAVEAEIAIGALRTRLPGLRPAGPAAWNPMVSLRVLQTLPVAC, encoded by the coding sequence GTGGCCGTACTGGCGGACCGCTTCGACCCGGCCGATCCCGAATTGCGGGTCGACCCGTACCCCATATACCGCCGGTTTCGCGAGGCTGATCCCGTACATTGGGGATTGTCGAGCCTGGCCGGTTTTCCCGGCGCGTGGTACATATTCCGGCACGACGACGTGGTGTCGATTCTGCGGGATTCTCGATTCGGCAAGGAGCGCCCGGCGACAGATTTCGCGACGGCTGACGCGCGGCCGGAACGGACGACGGTCCCGGAGGCGGCACGCACGTTCTTCGGCACCGCCCGGCAGTGGGTGGTGCACCGCGACCCACCGGACCACACCCGGCTGCGCGACCTGCTCCGGCCGCACTTCGCGCCGGCGGCGGTGGCGCGCCTGCGTCCGCGCATCGCCGCGATCGCCGCGGACCTGCTCGACGGGATCGCGCGGCGCGGCGGCGGCGATCTGATCGCGGACTACGCGTACCCGCTGCCGGTCGCGGTCATCGCGGAGATGATCGGGCTGCCAGCCGACGGCCGGGACCTGCTGGTCGAGTGCTCCCGGCACTGGCAGGCGGTCGACGTGAGCACCACGGACGAGACCTGGCGCGGCGCGGGCGACGCGATCGACGCGGCGCGCGACTATCTGCGCGTGCTCGTCCGCCGGCGCGACCGCGGGACCGGGGACCTGATCGACGTGCTCGCCGGCGGCCGGGACACGGGCGAGGTGGTCAGCGAGGACGAGTTGCTGGCGAACATCATGTTCCTGTTCGTGGCCGGTGCGGGCTTCCAGACCACGACCGGCCTGATCGGCAGCGGCCTGCACCTGCTGCTGTCCGACCGGGAGCAGTGGGACCGGCTCGCCGACCGGCCCGGGCTGCTGCCGTCCGCGATCGACGAGGCGCTGCGGTACGAGCCACCGGTGCAGACCACGAACCGGATCGCCCGCGAGGCCGTCACCGTGGGCGGGCGAACCATCGGCGCCGGCGACTCGGTCCTGGTGGTCTTCGCCGCGGCGAATCGTGACCCCGCGGTCTTCCCGGACCCGGACCGGTTCGACATCACCCGCACCGGCCGAGCGAACCACTCCTTCGGCGTCGGCATCCACTACTGCCTCGGCGGGCCGCTCGCCGCGGTGGAGGCGGAGATCGCGATCGGCGCGCTGCGCACCCGCCTGCCCGGCCTGCGCCCGGCCGGCCCGGCCGCGTGGAACCCGATGGTCTCGTTACGGGTCCTGCAGACGCTCCCGGTCGCATGCTGA
- a CDS encoding non-ribosomal peptide synthetase codes for MTVETLPEAVRRWAGTHPDALAVDAGDSVLTYRQLAARAAGLAVRLRAAGAGAETIVGLATGRTPDLVTGLLGILEAGAAWVPLDPAYPDDRLSFVLRDSAARLVVADAGTASLPALADVSVLVPADTTGEPEAPPAPPDPRRLAYVLYTSGSTGRPKGVMVTEGCLGNLGTVLVDAFRTGPGDRILQFASPSFDASVWEIGLALRGGATLVLAGRAELMPGPALAATLRDRRITHAVMPPSVLAELPPVALPDLRELVCGGEVLSRPLAARWAAGRRLVNGYGPTETTVCVTMSDVAPDGGAPTIGRAFGGASVHLVGPDLRPVADGQPGEIAVGGARVSRGYLGRAALTAHRFVPDPFGGPPGARLYLTGDLGRRLPSGEIEFLGRADQQIKWRGFRIEPDEIAAVLREHPRVRDALVVLRDDHLTAYVTAADVTSAALRDLLAARLPAHMLPSAIVPLDRMPLTAAGKVDRAALPAAARADSGLGERVPPRTATEHTIVAIMARLLGGADVGVTDGFFALGGHSLLAARLIARVRDATGLELPASVVFAGPSATEIAAYLDSGAAEPALPPLRPVPRDRPLPLSFPQERVWYIETAAPGNLAYNAQFTVRLRGPLDQAVLAATLAALVDRHEVLRTAFVTVDGLPVQRPQRSAPARLPFTDLSGLPGPEREARAAQVIADAVREPFDLARPPLARWTLIRHDTADHTLVQVEHHFVHDGWSQSVFLSDLETVYPALLAGEPVPPPAHTAQFADFAVWQREWMRGPVLDRHLDYWTARLAGVTTTVDLPADRPRPAVPSMRGDLLRIDLPDELARALRGFARAHGVTLFTTMLAGFAALLHRYSRQRTVVVGTAVADRRLAESERLIGMLVNTLPLVTDLGDRPGFGALVQRVHETALDAYAWQAVPLDRLVRALAPVRDPSRDPLFSVLFSAHDSPVPDLEFGGLRGEVVERHNGSAKMDLSVVVVPRAEQRAGRPPRPGDDRITLLWEYATDLFEADTMRRMAGHYLTLLAEAVRAPHTPVARLPLGPAVPAAPAIPAAPAVSVGSRAVFRPAHEQVADAARASAGTPVCGTTYGELDAAANALAHRLVRAGAGPDVPVVVCAGRGAESILGQLAALKAGAAFLPVDAGYPAARLAYLIRDSRAPVLLATPEVLDRLPATTATVLPLDLSGRAGTGPAVRVSAHHLAYVVYTSGSTGRPKGVAITHGSLANLIDWYRDELGLTADDTGTLVASPGFDGAIGELWPALATGAAIACPSDEVRATPAALTRWFARAAVTVAYLPTVLAGLVLAEPWPASARLRVLSCGGEALTARPAPDAPFRLVNLYGPAENTVNSTAGTVRARPAGRPSIGVPIRGAIAYVLDEDGTPAPVGVPGELYVTGAGLARGYLHRPGLTADRFLPDPFSTTPGARMYRTGDLARWRPDGELDFLGRTDEQVKILGFRIETAEVSAVLREHDHVRDALVVARDDPGRPRRLVAYLEAGETHAAALRVWLRDRLPAYMIPADLVFLSRLPRTTHGKIDRDALPAPVTGPVEHAPGTPAERRIAALAEPLLGRPIGAEENFFAAGGHSLLAARLVARAGAEFGVDVPLRRFLAEPTVRALATVVGEATPAVRIRPALARSAPQLLARLDELTDDEVAALLARLDDGEVSR; via the coding sequence ATGACCGTGGAGACGCTGCCGGAGGCGGTCCGGCGCTGGGCCGGAACCCACCCGGACGCGCTCGCCGTCGACGCCGGCGACTCCGTGCTCACCTACCGGCAGCTGGCCGCGCGCGCCGCCGGCCTCGCCGTCCGGCTGCGTGCCGCCGGTGCCGGCGCCGAGACGATCGTGGGCCTCGCCACCGGCCGCACCCCGGACCTGGTCACCGGCCTGCTCGGCATCCTCGAGGCGGGAGCGGCCTGGGTGCCGCTGGACCCGGCGTACCCCGATGATCGTCTGTCGTTCGTGCTGCGCGACAGCGCGGCCCGCCTGGTCGTCGCGGATGCGGGGACGGCCTCGTTGCCCGCACTGGCGGACGTGAGCGTGCTGGTGCCCGCGGACACGACCGGTGAGCCGGAGGCGCCGCCAGCGCCGCCCGATCCGCGACGGCTCGCCTACGTGCTCTACACGTCCGGATCGACCGGACGGCCGAAGGGCGTGATGGTCACCGAGGGCTGCCTCGGGAACCTCGGCACCGTGCTGGTGGACGCGTTCCGCACCGGTCCCGGCGACCGGATCCTGCAGTTCGCGTCGCCGAGCTTCGACGCCTCGGTGTGGGAGATCGGCCTGGCGCTGCGCGGCGGCGCGACGCTGGTGCTGGCCGGCCGGGCGGAGCTGATGCCCGGACCCGCACTGGCCGCGACGCTGCGGGACCGGCGGATCACGCACGCGGTGATGCCGCCGTCCGTGCTCGCCGAGCTTCCACCGGTCGCGCTGCCGGACCTGCGTGAGCTCGTCTGCGGCGGCGAGGTGCTGTCCCGCCCGCTCGCCGCCCGCTGGGCCGCCGGCCGCCGGCTGGTCAACGGCTACGGTCCCACCGAGACCACGGTCTGCGTGACCATGTCGGACGTGGCGCCGGACGGCGGCGCGCCGACGATCGGCCGGGCGTTCGGCGGCGCGTCCGTGCACCTGGTCGGCCCGGACCTGCGGCCGGTGGCGGACGGGCAGCCCGGCGAGATCGCCGTCGGTGGCGCGCGGGTCAGCCGCGGATACCTGGGCCGGGCCGCGCTGACCGCGCACCGGTTCGTGCCCGACCCGTTCGGCGGGCCGCCCGGAGCGCGGCTCTATCTCACCGGCGACCTCGGGCGGCGGCTGCCGTCCGGCGAGATCGAGTTCCTCGGCCGGGCCGATCAGCAGATCAAGTGGCGGGGCTTCCGGATCGAGCCGGACGAGATCGCCGCGGTGCTTCGCGAACATCCACGGGTACGGGACGCACTGGTCGTGCTGCGCGACGACCACCTGACCGCCTACGTGACCGCGGCGGACGTGACCTCGGCCGCGCTGCGCGACCTCCTCGCCGCGCGGCTGCCCGCGCACATGCTGCCCTCCGCGATCGTGCCGCTGGACCGCATGCCGCTGACCGCCGCCGGCAAGGTCGACCGGGCGGCGCTGCCCGCGGCGGCACGGGCGGACAGCGGCCTCGGCGAGCGGGTGCCGCCGCGGACCGCGACCGAGCACACGATCGTCGCGATCATGGCACGGCTGCTGGGAGGCGCGGACGTGGGCGTCACGGACGGTTTCTTCGCGCTCGGCGGTCATTCGCTGCTGGCCGCGCGGCTGATCGCCCGGGTCCGGGACGCGACCGGGCTGGAGCTGCCCGCGTCCGTGGTCTTCGCCGGGCCGTCCGCCACGGAGATCGCCGCCTACCTCGACTCCGGGGCCGCCGAGCCGGCGTTGCCGCCGCTGCGGCCGGTGCCGCGTGACCGGCCGCTTCCGCTGTCGTTCCCACAGGAGCGCGTCTGGTACATCGAGACGGCGGCGCCGGGCAACCTCGCATACAACGCGCAGTTCACCGTACGGCTGCGCGGGCCGCTCGACCAGGCCGTGCTGGCCGCGACGCTGGCCGCGCTGGTGGACCGGCACGAGGTGCTGCGCACCGCGTTCGTCACGGTCGACGGGCTGCCGGTGCAACGGCCGCAGCGGTCCGCACCGGCCCGGCTGCCGTTCACGGACCTGTCCGGCCTGCCGGGCCCGGAGCGGGAGGCGCGCGCGGCGCAGGTGATCGCGGACGCGGTCCGGGAGCCGTTCGACCTGGCCCGGCCGCCGCTGGCTCGATGGACACTGATCCGGCACGACACCGCCGACCACACGCTGGTGCAGGTCGAACATCACTTCGTCCATGACGGATGGTCACAGTCGGTGTTCCTGAGCGACCTGGAGACGGTCTACCCGGCGCTGCTGGCCGGCGAGCCGGTGCCCCCGCCCGCGCACACCGCGCAGTTCGCCGACTTCGCCGTCTGGCAGCGGGAGTGGATGCGCGGCCCGGTCCTCGACCGGCACCTGGACTACTGGACCGCGCGGCTCGCCGGGGTGACGACCACGGTGGACCTGCCCGCCGACCGCCCTCGCCCGGCCGTACCCTCGATGCGCGGTGATCTGCTGCGCATCGACCTGCCGGACGAGCTGGCCCGCGCGCTGCGCGGCTTCGCGCGGGCGCACGGCGTCACGCTGTTCACCACCATGCTGGCCGGGTTCGCCGCGCTGCTGCACCGCTACAGCCGGCAACGGACCGTCGTGGTCGGCACCGCGGTCGCGGACCGGCGACTGGCCGAGTCGGAACGGCTGATCGGCATGCTGGTCAACACGCTGCCGCTGGTGACCGACCTGGGCGACCGGCCCGGCTTCGGCGCGCTGGTCCAGCGGGTGCACGAGACCGCGCTGGACGCCTACGCGTGGCAGGCCGTGCCGCTGGACCGGCTGGTGCGGGCGCTCGCCCCGGTCCGGGACCCCTCCCGCGACCCACTGTTCTCCGTGCTGTTCAGCGCGCACGACTCCCCCGTGCCGGACCTGGAGTTCGGCGGGCTGCGCGGCGAGGTCGTCGAACGGCACAACGGCTCGGCCAAGATGGACCTGTCCGTGGTGGTGGTCCCGCGCGCCGAGCAGCGGGCCGGGCGGCCGCCGCGGCCCGGCGACGACCGGATCACGCTGCTCTGGGAGTACGCGACCGATCTGTTCGAGGCCGACACCATGCGCCGGATGGCCGGGCACTACCTGACGCTGCTGGCCGAGGCGGTGCGCGCGCCGCACACGCCGGTGGCGCGGCTGCCGCTCGGCCCGGCGGTCCCGGCGGCCCCGGCGATCCCGGCGGCCCCGGCGGTCTCGGTCGGCTCCCGGGCCGTCTTCCGCCCGGCGCACGAGCAGGTCGCGGACGCGGCCCGCGCATCGGCCGGCACGCCCGTGTGCGGCACCACCTACGGCGAGCTGGACGCGGCCGCGAACGCGCTCGCCCACCGGCTGGTGCGGGCCGGGGCCGGGCCGGACGTGCCGGTCGTGGTGTGCGCCGGGCGGGGTGCGGAGTCGATCCTGGGGCAGCTGGCCGCGCTCAAGGCCGGGGCCGCGTTCCTTCCGGTCGACGCGGGCTACCCGGCCGCGCGGCTGGCGTACCTGATCAGGGACTCCCGCGCGCCGGTGCTGCTCGCCACGCCCGAGGTCCTGGACCGGCTGCCGGCCACGACCGCCACCGTGCTCCCGCTCGACCTGTCCGGGCGGGCCGGCACCGGCCCGGCGGTACGGGTGAGCGCGCACCACCTGGCATACGTCGTCTACACCTCCGGCTCGACCGGCCGGCCGAAGGGCGTCGCCATCACCCACGGCAGCCTCGCCAACCTGATCGACTGGTACCGGGACGAGCTCGGACTGACCGCGGACGACACCGGTACCCTGGTGGCGAGTCCCGGCTTCGACGGCGCGATCGGTGAACTGTGGCCGGCGCTGGCCACCGGCGCCGCGATCGCGTGCCCGAGTGACGAGGTGCGGGCCACACCCGCCGCGCTGACCCGCTGGTTCGCCCGCGCCGCGGTCACCGTCGCCTACCTGCCGACGGTGCTGGCCGGCCTGGTCCTCGCGGAGCCGTGGCCCGCCTCGGCCCGGCTGCGCGTGCTCAGCTGCGGCGGTGAGGCGCTGACCGCCCGTCCCGCACCGGACGCACCGTTCCGGCTGGTGAACCTCTACGGGCCGGCGGAGAACACGGTCAACAGCACCGCGGGTACGGTCCGGGCGCGGCCGGCGGGCCGGCCGTCCATCGGCGTGCCGATCCGGGGCGCGATCGCGTACGTGCTGGACGAGGACGGCACACCGGCACCGGTGGGCGTGCCGGGCGAGCTGTACGTGACCGGTGCCGGACTCGCCCGCGGCTACCTGCACCGGCCGGGGCTGACCGCGGACCGGTTCCTGCCGGATCCGTTCAGCACCACGCCCGGCGCGCGGATGTACCGCACCGGGGATCTGGCCCGGTGGCGGCCGGACGGCGAGCTGGACTTCCTCGGCCGGACCGACGAGCAGGTCAAGATCCTCGGGTTCCGGATCGAGACCGCCGAGGTGTCCGCCGTTCTGCGTGAGCACGACCACGTGCGGGACGCGCTGGTCGTCGCCCGGGACGACCCCGGCCGGCCACGCCGGCTCGTCGCCTACCTGGAGGCCGGTGAGACGCACGCCGCAGCGCTCCGCGTCTGGCTGCGGGATCGGCTGCCGGCCTACATGATCCCGGCCGACCTGGTGTTCCTGTCCCGGCTGCCGCGCACCACCCACGGCAAGATCGACCGGGACGCGCTGCCGGCGCCGGTCACCGGCCCGGTCGAGCATGCCCCGGGCACGCCGGCCGAACGGCGGATCGCGGCGCTGGCGGAGCCGCTGCTCGGCCGGCCGATCGGCGCGGAGGAGAACTTCTTCGCCGCCGGTGGCCACTCGCTGCTGGCCGCGCGCCTGGTCGCCCGGGCGGGCGCGGAGTTCGGGGTGGACGTGCCGCTGCGCCGGTTCCTGGCCGAGCCGACCGTACGCGCGCTGGCCACCGTGGTCGGCGAGGCCACACCGGCCGTCCGGATCCGTCCGGCGCTGGCCCGGAGCGCGCCACAGCTGCTGGCCCGGCTGGACGAGCTGACCGATGACGAGGTGGCCGCCCTGCTGGCGCGGCTCGACGACGGCGAGGTGTCCCGGTGA